GGTTTCAactttccagtattttattaaatattttcattttcatgacaaGGATCATGtaaactacattttaaatgtttattgctgcttggtatttgtggcacatgcctttaaccccagcacttgtcaggcagaggctggcagatctatgtgagttccaggccagcctggtctccagagcaagtgccagaataggctccaaaccttgtctcgaaaaatcagataaagtaaaataagataaaagtttgttggccatttgtatttcttgtttaaaaaatcatttattaactcatttatatttggcaaatttctttccttgttatttAGTTTCTACAATGCTTAGTAAGTACTGACTATCAGCTCTTTATCTGAAGTAAAGCTGAGAAAGTTGTTCTCAAATTTCAGGGGGCTCTCAAAGTACTCCACTGGTAGAGTGCAGTGTTGAGCAGGAACTTTGTAATTTCATGGAGTGTCATCTGTTGATATATGGCATAATTCCTGTTTATGTGTTCTTTCTGGAATGTTTTACTCTAATCTAAATATTAGAGTATATACCCTCTATTACTCTTTAattgtttcagttttcattttattttacagttttattttatgtattatttatttagtgaggATCAGTCTAATTATGTACAtaatcttcaactccatcaaaggcctcagaataataatgaataaactcaaaacagacagagacatctcactgcctggacagtcaccggAAGTTCCTCTCTAATGCTAGTGCATCCGTCTTCAGTCAAAGACCACACTGTGTTTTACAGACTTTCAGGGAAGCAAAAATTGAaaactgtctgcctgtattggcagattgtctgtgatttttctctgtcctgcagaTTGTCTGGCAGGCGCTCCCATGAAGCAGGAACTTTTCAGGACTGTCCTATCAAGTTCTGcaatcactttcctgtgggtcctgcaagtccagtttatacagcacacTGTCAAACaatccaggaaagagcagtttcttgcccaaatggtacatcttgccatgttgaaggcaaaatTCATAACGAGTTTCTTCTATGCCCACCTTCCTATCAGAAGTAATTGGTGTTGTCAGGCGCAGTTGTGTCTGAGATGATAAAccctaaaacattttaagtgccatattctgaaggtctttgaaaggtttgaaaactatacatctcaaatatatctctgtatatctaggaaACCTAACTAACCCAACTGTCCTGtgctatgttctcgccggcaagaaccacacaggacattcggatccttctgcaggaaagttttaatgcatcttgagagaggagagcataagcttaccagagcggagaccccgagccaagaatcccgtcccctaataaaggctggcagcccagcctgggacgtgtcaccctatgaatggcttcagctcctcaggccatatgagccacgggataggcagagatcaaggaaatggataattacccagcacctgtgaaataatttacattcagtgcctgcaggcaccatcattgtaatggagaatgcagggacggctccctacagatccccccttttttattaattaatgataaggctttatatttttaaaagcaaataggtcacccatatgttgagggatagaggcagaggttgtaccttcccaatcaaacattaagactgtgtacaagagtcgccatcaggctgttagcttgacccgaagcgctctcgacctgtcctctgccgtttttctgggaaagggagactagggcaggcaacccttatgcaggacaacatgcctcccagagaagcctgcatactgggcaactctctgtgcgatgccttgctcaacatccctcatgggctgctcaaaccagacactctaccctgtgcaatgagcctaggctccggctgtgcaagagctgtctggccagtggcctattgcttaagcatagttagccaaatatcagtggaagccccttgttccaaagctacaagcgCTTGGGCGATAACCACCTTGTCTCTCTTTAGTTTGGGccctgagcctacagaccagccagagaagcagcATCAATCCGCAGCAAACGGCTGCATCAAAaaatcccatccccaccccttaaGCGATCTATGATGACAATCTCTCCGTCAAggacaggagttaatctggataataatagcggctctcaactcccggggagAGGGTGGCGTTCCGACTTTTGAAGGTCCGAAGGGGCTCTTTGTGTGAGTCTTTccgggatccacaggggattctcttcatcctgtgggaaaacacatatagctcccctggatcttatgagaataggatccgagcctctccaaagaccagttaagatatctttctattttaccatttcctttggccttttagGTTCTGAGGTTTGGCGCTTGGCCGCAGTATGGCCCCGAGCATCAATGTTTATTAGGCTTTAAAGCCCCAGGCATTCCAGGCCTCCAAGAAGTGTTGAATAACATGCATGGCCTTTTCccctatcaaagactgggaaagccatctgtaatttcCTCCActcctctaatggtaaaaaggagttggtaccaaataatgggggtgttgatggaagtacacccgctggattaacaggtctcttaaatttaccggggtaTGACCGgttatcccctattttctctccctccttttttgtttcttttttacctagctgagctgtttcctctaaaactttatctcttgagcttttagagtcatcagagctatcaagatttaaagctttaaacttatttacagaatcatctaacaaattactcactcccttgtcattagacatcccgggaggtcctttttccttatattttattgttgggcgcaccccatctctcactacattcggtttctgacatgtaattctggacttctttaagattgctacaacagtgagaaaggtcaaaatggctcctagtaaaagcacagaagcctctacactaacctcccaaaatagcaacattcccaagccaaagtccagaaaagacatacctctccgaatttaccaccctgcagttctgaatccgccccgttagaggggtcttCGCAGTGCCAgtgatgttaacaagttcccgggtttcggcaccagatgtcccgcgctatGTTCTcaccggcaagaatcacacaggacattcggatccttctgcaggaaagctttaatgcatcttgagagaggagagcataagcttaccagagcggagaccccgagccaagaatcccgtcccctaataaaggctggcagcccagcctgggacgtgtcaccctatgaatggcttcagctcctcaggccatatgagccacgggataggcagagatcaaggaaatggataattacccagcacctgcgaaataatttacattcagtgcctgcaggcaccatcattgtaatggagaatgcagggacggcacCCTACACccaactataagttttgactattataggtgactacaaTCTATTTAATGattcattacatatttaaaaCCCATATGAACACCATACCTaaataagagaagaaatatatatatatatttcttatttgcctctgcctccctcagcaAATTTTACTGGGTAAAACACCACAGCTGGCtaggaagctaggaaacaaggagaaccctaagagagacatacatggtcccctgagaaggggaaagagacaagatctcctgagcaaattggaaccATGTGGGAGGGGTGATGGatccaggagaaagagaaggggagaagagcaggggtgaggaagacatgagggagcaggaaggttgagttgggagaagaatagagaaagagcaagataagagataccatgatagagggagacactattcgtttaaagagaaatcaggcgctagggaaatgtctagagatctacaaggatgacaccaactaccaatctaagcaacagagaagagactaccttaaatgccctcccctgataatgagattcatgagtGACTTATATCCCACCCGAGAGCCTTCacccaacagctgatggaagtagaagcagacacccacagctaaacactgaactgaactggaatccaggtgtagacaagaagtgatgagcaaaggggtcaagaacaggctgggtaaatccaaagaaaatgctgacctgaaaaaggggaaTGAAATGGGGGGAGTTCTtgttctccagactgatagctgggaaaccagcatgggattgatccaggccccatgaatgtgggtgtcagtgaggagacctcagatatatggggcctcttgaagtagctcagtacttatccattgcacaggaatggactttgggagcccatttacAGAGAGGGATATCCCCTGAGACTAGATACAAGGGGGCAGGCTTAGGCGCTATGCAAAAGGACATGACAGGCTCTGAAGAAACTACTTATAGAAGACCTCTCCCTCCCTAGTGAGCAGTAATTGTATGGGATGTGTAGGGATTTAGGGGGttgcatgggaggagggagggagagggaactgggattgacatgtaaaataattttgtttctaatttaactaaaaaatggagaaaagaaaagaaaacttggcCAGCTCCAAATTCAGTTTATTTCAATTTAGATCTATATACTTCAGAGAGCTAAGATGACGCCATGCAGCATTCCTCATGTTTTCATAATGTTACTACCAATTACATTTTCATGCCCTTATCCACCACAGGATGAAAAAATGGGGGAGttgaaaagagaaacaataattATCTTGATATCTTCTTCCATAGCTCATGAATTAATTTGCCTACTATTACCTAACATTATTTTTCCTTGTCTACTTTGGAAACCTGATAGTAAAGTTGCACTCACCTATACCCATATGCAGGCTCACACTTTATAGGAAGAGAACATGTGATTTGTATTCTGAGTTTGTAATACCTGGATTAATCTTATTCATTATAAGGCCATCAATTTTTCTACAATTTTGTGATTTCATGTCTAACAATATTTTAATAGTATACCATTTCATATGTAAGCACAAATTTGATTATAGATTTATATATTCATGGATATAAATGTGGGCTCTATTTGCATGTAACTAGAGCAGCGATAGACATGGATGGGCAGAAATATCTATGGAAATAAATGGCGGTTTCTGGATATATTCCCTTGAGTGTAAAATTTGGGAAATATATCAGCtctatttattgttttgtggACCCTgaacactgatttccataatgtatATGTCAAATATGTTCCAAACTTTATTAATGAAGTCCACATTCCACTGTTGCCAAaccagaaaacaacacaaaaaataatacagaaatttACATTCTAATCTCCAAAATGGACAGAGATTcaaaatttctcaaaaatattggcgaagaaaaataaagatgacatTGAAACCACCATTTATTTGCACTCAATTTCTGCATGAGGTAAAAGGTATGGATAATAGTTTTTCAATACGTGGTCTCATGAGGTGCTCTGTTTGGAGATGGTGAAGACTGTTGGTACCAGCTTCAGAGCAAGCTAATATGATTGCCTCTATAGCAGCTGAAAGTAGGGTATGTAGGAAGTTAAGATTGAAGAAATTTTTTGGTACTGCTGAAGACTAGAACAGTTGTAAATAGACAGGGGACTCCTGAAGCACAACTACCAGGTCAGCCACTGTATTAGTTTTCTTTGCAGATGGATTTTATGACCAATATGATTTCTGTGAAGTAACCAACACTCAGCATGCCCTGGActaatgaaagccagaagaagggTAGCTTGGTTGAGAACATTTTTGCTAACTTTTTTGTACATCATTTGGACAAAGGGAATCCTTGACGCTGAAAGTTGAAGAGTGAAATCTTCCTCATACAGGGGGAAAGGCTAATGTGGACAGCTAATTCTACCAGCTGACAGAACTCTGACACATGTCATTTGCATTCATATTTACAAGACAAGGGACTCCCTCTTTAACTTTCTGTTCTGACTTGTGAGGGAGACGGGTGAGTAAGGAAGTGGATACTCTATAACTATACCATTTATTTAAGAATAACTGAGTTTATATTCCTCATCAAGACCAAACTGAGTCTTGAAACCATTGAGTAATGATTAATAAGAACAAAGGGtccaaaacaaggaaaacatagAGAACTTAGGTGAGTGATGTTCACCAGCAACCAACTAGGATTAGACAAAAGAGCCACACAGCCTTGTAAGATAGCAGAGACAGTATAAAAAGCCAGAAAGGTAGACACCAGCACCAAGATGTtctgggtggctttggactcagGGTAGGTTCTGCTGGAACCATGGGTGCTGCGGATGTGCTGaaccctctgtgtgtgtctgtacagaaCGACGATCATGGAGCCACTAGACCTGGCCATGAGCAAAGACAAGCAGATTTCAGGGCACACCACCAATGCTGCATAGAGTGAGTCATTGATTCCATCCCGCCTTGCAGTAGAGCAGTATCCAAAATCTTGTTTTCTTGTCACATTGTTACTATACCTTTTGATAAGTGGattcacaaagaaaatgaaatgtatcaACATGTATGAgacccagagaagggaaagggtgcAGCCAATGTACTTAGCAGCTTTGACTTTTTGATCCTTACAACAGGATTCCTTCTGACTGATGGTGATGGCCCGGaagacactcaagaggcaggtggtGCCAATGGACACACTGCGGCCAACTCTTTCAATGTACAAAATTAATCTGCatccaaaattatttaaaaactgcTTCAAACCAAAAGCTGCCATCGTGTGGGGCACTCCTTTAGAGAGAATGATCAGGCTGTTGGATGCCATCAGGTGCACGTGAATCAAATCTGCAGTCTTTAATTTGCAGTGTCCATAGCAGACCAGATAGTAATGAAACACGGAGAAATTTCCAAGAATTCCTACTGTAGTTAGtgataagaaaattattttgatggTCAGAGTCCAGAAAAACATTCTGTTATTGGGCATGATTCTCTTTAAATAATGGACAAAGACATTTCTCTggtcaaaatgaatgaaaatgttaATAACCCTAATTCTACAAAGAGGCAAAATTGCCAAACCAGACCAGACTACATAACAAAAATTTCTCCAAGTTTATGATATTATCAATTATAACTTACAATGAAATCGACATTAAGAAGGCTAAAGGCCTGATCATGACTATGTGAATGGCTGATATGCCCTCATCATATCATAGAGTATGTCAAATTGTGGGATATTTTATTTGGCCTGTTAGAAGCAATTTGTACAAGAGGCAATACCAGGAAGCATAGTCCAAGACTGCGACAATAAACTAGCGTTTTCTAACCATGCTGTATATGAAGAGAGTTTCAATGATTTGTACCAAACTAAAAAATTACCAATTCTGATTGTGTATCACATTTACATTAAAATCTGATAAATGAGAAACTTACAATATTATTCATGATATTTCTACTGTTacatatgaaaattttataaaaggTATATAATGTATTCAAATGATGGTTTAAGTAACAACACGTATCTTATGTTAAGATCTATCTTTTATGCAAGTCATACCACATTGACAGAAACACAGATATGTACATTCTTAGGTTACAATTGTTAAGAGCACTGTGGACATTCAAAGGGATGATAGCTCACAGAAATATGTCAGTTGAAATCATAAGGTTAATGTCACCATCTGAAGAATGATATCTAATGCAGGAATGTTCACTGTCTTTGTGTAAACTATCTTTGTGACATTGTGTCACCAATCAGAATTCTAGATTTTAATTGGGAGAAGATATTGACCCTGGATTAGACAACCCATCAGTGCACTGGGAGAAGACTCTCAAGACAGAATATTCCATTCTATTCCCTCAGGAGAATGTGTCTAAACCTCTTAAGAAGGGTGAGATTCCACTGaaaaaggagggagaagcagTTGTAAATTAGTACAGTCTGAAGCAAGAAGCCTCAGGAATGGTGCGATTACTCCACTCATCATTCAGCCATGTAAGGACAGTCAGCTTGGGTGATTATATTGATATATGAAGGGTTTAAAACAAACTGATGACCTTAGGAACTACCAGATAATAGCAGTTTCCCTTATTTGTGCACTGGAGAAACACTCTAGAGAATGGAtatatcagaaaattgaaagtatTCTATTATGTGAGGAAATATAAACTAGAAGGATCACAGGAAACCTTGTGTCACTgttagcttttaaattttaatgtgggAGTTAGTGTGTGGCAAACCCAGAAAACTAGAATGGGACAATAAGAGGATTAAAAAGATCCTCTATGAGAAGATATTTTAAGCAAATGTTCACTGCCTTGAGCCACTGGTCTGATTAAAGCCTCTGGTTTCTCATAAACAATCATTGCTGGATCCTCACTGGAATTCCTCTTGGGTATTCTTTGGCAGGCCCACAAGTCTTGGAGATACTCTAAGTATCTTTCCTGGGGACAAGTCCCTTCAGAAGCACAAGCATGTGGTTTAGGTGCGGTAGATGGTGGGTTGGACCAACTCCAGGGCTGAATCTGGGTTTGAGTGGTAGCAGGTTATTCTGAGAGACTCTGGCCACCTAGCTCAGTGGGGCAGTATCAAACCCCCTTGCACTTGCCTTCAAGGGTGGTTTACACTTGCCTTGTTAAGGAGTTGGACCATCTTTCTGGAGTGCAGGGATCAGATATAACACACTTTAATAAGTCAGTGATCAACACAGGACAAATGAAAACCCAGCATCCCTGGAAACTGCTACAAGTTCCACCTACCTAGGATCATTACTTGTTGAGAGGCCAGGAACATTCTA
The genomic region above belongs to Cricetulus griseus strain 17A/GY unplaced genomic scaffold, alternate assembly CriGri-PICRH-1.0 unplaced_scaffold_11, whole genome shotgun sequence and contains:
- the LOC113838704 gene encoding vomeronasal type-1 receptor 4-like; the protein is MPNNRMFFWTLTIKIIFLSLTTVGILGNFSVFHYYLVCYGHCKLKTADLIHVHLMASNSLIILSKGVPHTMAAFGLKQFLNNFGCRLILYIERVGRSVSIGTTCLLSVFRAITISQKESCCKDQKVKAAKYIGCTLSLLWVSYMLIHFIFFVNPLIKRYSNNVTRKQDFGYCSTARRDGINDSLYAALVVCPEICLSLLMARSSGSMIVVLYRHTQRVQHIRSTHGSSRTYPESKATQNILVLVSTFLAFYTVSAILQGCVALLSNPSWLLVNITHLSSLCFPCFGPFVLINHYSMVSRLSLVLMRNINSVILK